The DNA sequence GGTTTTGTGTTTGGGATTTATTTTTTTAACGCAAAGGAACGCACTAGCCGCGTCAGCGGCTTCCCGCAGGGTAGGTTTTCGCAAAGGAACGCAGAGGTTAATTTTTGTTTTTGGAGGGAGGTTTTCGATCGTGGACGATATCGTAAACTACGGGAACGACGATTAAGCTTAGTAGGGAAGATGATATCAGACCGCCTGCGATCGCTATTGCCATAGGGGTACGCAATTCTGCGCCTGCACCCAAACCTAAAGCGATCGGCATCATACCTAAAATGGTTGAAGCTGTAGTCATTATAATCGGTCGGAGGCGAACTGGTCCCGCTTTCAGGATTGCTTCGGTGCGGCTGTAGCCAGAACTGCGTAGTTGGTTGATGTAATCTACAAGTAAGATGGCATTTTTGTTACTCAAACCTAGTAGGAAAACAAAGCCAATTAGCGATATCATACCGAAATCGCTGTTGGTAATTAGCAGTGCGAATATACCGCCTACAAGTGCTAGGGGTAAAGATAAACAAATTACCAGGGGATCGATCCAGCTTTTGAATAAGAAAATCAGCACGAATAAAATACAGATAGCTGACAGAGTTAAAGTTGTGCCAAAACTGCCGAAGATTTCGCCGCTGCGAGCAGAGTCTCCTCCTAATGCTAAAGTAACTTGTGGCGGTAGAACAGCTTTTGCTTCCGATACTACTATATCGGTGGCTTGTCCTATGGTTAACTCTCGATTTAGGTTAGCGCTGACATAGACAGTTCTCTTTTGGCTGCGATGTTCGATCTGAAAAATTGTGCCATCTTCACCCGTTTCTCCTGTTGTTGTGACATCTTCAAATCCCCGTATTGTCAATAGCCGCGCTTTGATTTCTCTGGCTGCTTTGCTAACTGCTTGTAAGTCATCGCCTACTAAAGCAATTTGCAGGGGTTTTTGAGCGCCGAGACTGGCATCGACGAATTGAATATCTTCTACACTGGTGGTAACTCCCGGTATTGTGGGTAATTGTTCGCGAATGCGGTCTTGCACTTCGGCGGTATGGAGTGTGCGATCGCTCTTTAACGCTACATTAATAATGCCTTTATTCGGTTCGGCTTCGCGAAAACCGACGATGGTAAATACTTTTTCGACTTCTGGCGATTTCAATACTGCTGCTTCTATTTGTTTGGCAACATCAAGAGATTCTCCTAACGCATCTGTTTCGACTCCGGCAGATGATTTCAACCAATCCGGTAGATAGGCGGTAGCGTTGATGGGTGCGGTATAGCTAATGTTGAATTCGCCGCGATCGAGTTTGGGAATAAAGCCTTTGGGAATGAGTGGAATTAGTCCTATCCCTGCAACAAAGCTGAGTGCTGCTATTCCTATTACTATGCTTCGATGTTTGAGAGACCAGCTTAGTAAGTGGCGATATCCTTCCGCAAAACTTTGCCAATATCTATTTTCTCTGGGACTCGTTTTTGAAGATTTGGGTTTGAGCCAGTAAACTGCTAAAACAGGCGATAATGTCCGCGCTACCAATAAAGAAGTTAGCATTGCTGCTGAAACGGTGATGCCAAAAGGCATGAAGAATTGCCCGATCGTTCCTTTCATTAATGCTATGGGCAAAAATACGGCTACGGCGGTAAATGTTGCCGCTGTAACTGTCAATCCGATTTCGTTAGTAGCGTGCAGTGCTGCTTGGCGGGGAGTTTCTCCTTCGTCGATATGACGCATGATGTTTTCCACATCGACAATGGCGTCATCGATAATGCTACCGATAACTAACGCTAGGGCTAATAAAGTAATTGTTTCCAAGTTGAAGCCGTAGATAGCCATGACGATAAATGTACCCAGCAGCGATGCGGGTATCGCCAATGCGGATATCAGTGTCGCTCGCAAGTTCCACAAAAAGGGAAAGATGGCTACAACTGAAATAATTACGGCTTCTAAAAGAGCATCGATCGTGGCGTCGGTAGCCGATCGAATATATTCTGCTTGGGTAGCGGCTAAAATTAATTGCACTTCTGGTAGTGCAGATTGCAATCGCGCTACTTCTTTTTCTACTGCGGCGACTACTTCTAAGGTATTGGCATCGCTCTTTTTAATTACTTGAAAAGCTAAGGCATCTTTGCCATTAAGGCGTACTGCGGAAGTTTTGGTTTGTTTGGTTGGAGGCGATTGTTCGTTGGGGTCGGGCGAAGCTTTTGGTGAGGAATCTGTTGGTAATAGGGATGAAT is a window from the Aerosakkonema funiforme FACHB-1375 genome containing:
- a CDS encoding efflux RND transporter permease subunit, with translation MVKATTRKTSLRERFNISRLAIAYPWLTLSFWIAVAVAGLLVFSSLKYALLPDITFPVVVVNATAPFTDALETEAKLTQPIEQSLSSIPKLDRLRSSIYPNQAVISLSFGVGTNLEQSANQVETRLKQLNLPEGASYKVFPLNLNESAAVSYAIESPSKNLVDLTKIAQEEIVTAIAKLPGVLKVNLLGAVEQTTESVGAKHLGDNSSLLPTDSSPKASPDPNEQSPPTKQTKTSAVRLNGKDALAFQVIKKSDANTLEVVAAVEKEVARLQSALPEVQLILAATQAEYIRSATDATIDALLEAVIISVVAIFPFLWNLRATLISALAIPASLLGTFIVMAIYGFNLETITLLALALVIGSIIDDAIVDVENIMRHIDEGETPRQAALHATNEIGLTVTAATFTAVAVFLPIALMKGTIGQFFMPFGITVSAAMLTSLLVARTLSPVLAVYWLKPKSSKTSPRENRYWQSFAEGYRHLLSWSLKHRSIVIGIAALSFVAGIGLIPLIPKGFIPKLDRGEFNISYTAPINATAYLPDWLKSSAGVETDALGESLDVAKQIEAAVLKSPEVEKVFTIVGFREAEPNKGIINVALKSDRTLHTAEVQDRIREQLPTIPGVTTSVEDIQFVDASLGAQKPLQIALVGDDLQAVSKAAREIKARLLTIRGFEDVTTTGETGEDGTIFQIEHRSQKRTVYVSANLNRELTIGQATDIVVSEAKAVLPPQVTLALGGDSARSGEIFGSFGTTLTLSAICILFVLIFLFKSWIDPLVICLSLPLALVGGIFALLITNSDFGMISLIGFVFLLGLSNKNAILLVDYINQLRSSGYSRTEAILKAGPVRLRPIIMTTASTILGMMPIALGLGAGAELRTPMAIAIAGGLISSSLLSLIVVPVVYDIVHDRKPPSKNKN